A region of Polynucleobacter sp. JS-Mosq-20-D10 DNA encodes the following proteins:
- a CDS encoding response regulator: MASILVVDDEMGIRELLNEILTDEGHTVYAAESAMQARTIREQMRPDLVLLDIWMPDVDGISLLKEWSKTGQLTMPVVMMSGHATIDTAVEATRIGALNFLEKPIALQKLLKTVSKALESSPKHVELAEEKMSVATSSSPSPKAVAIEQASQVQSGEYISGIAKTYFDLPLREARDLFEKAYFEHQMIIMGGSMTKISEYTGLERTHLYRKLKALGIDTSRNKTEQ; the protein is encoded by the coding sequence ATGGCAAGTATTTTGGTGGTCGACGATGAGATGGGAATTCGTGAGCTTCTCAATGAGATTCTGACGGATGAGGGCCATACTGTGTATGCCGCTGAGAGTGCTATGCAGGCTCGTACAATTCGCGAACAAATGCGTCCAGATCTTGTCTTGCTTGACATTTGGATGCCAGATGTTGACGGCATTAGTTTATTAAAAGAGTGGTCTAAGACTGGCCAGCTCACAATGCCTGTGGTGATGATGTCAGGACATGCCACGATAGATACAGCCGTTGAAGCTACGCGTATAGGCGCACTTAATTTCTTAGAAAAGCCCATTGCACTCCAAAAGTTACTCAAGACGGTTAGTAAGGCCCTAGAAAGTTCACCTAAGCATGTTGAGCTCGCCGAAGAAAAAATGTCAGTGGCGACCTCATCAAGCCCAAGCCCAAAAGCGGTGGCTATTGAACAGGCTTCTCAAGTTCAGAGCGGTGAGTACATCAGCGGGATTGCAAAAACCTATTTTGATTTGCCGCTTCGTGAAGCTAGAGACTTATTCGAAAAAGCGTACTTCGAGCATCAAATGATCATCATGGGTGGCAGCATGACCAAAATTTCTGAATACACTGGCCTCGAGCGAACC
- the rsmB gene encoding 16S rRNA (cytosine(967)-C(5))-methyltransferase RsmB, translated as MTDQKTPRSLPLSEAITISAQAIGEVMVGRSLTEVLDQLDAHERPIVQSFTFDALRKWVRSHQFIQQFIPKTPPPEVEYLLSVAIALFLQGGSAGKGYAAHTIVDQAVKACSEYEPTMYAKGLVNAVLRKVSLAVQAENEKPYPPDPIPMFFPPWWRASLKRNYSKAWQAMLIQQAQRAPLILRVNVQQHTRKEYQELLHQAGIAAEPIESVAGVTLDSALLLHEAVPVSDLPDFYSGAVSVQDAGAQIAAVLLDPKPGERILDACAAPGGKTAHLLELAQCEMTALELDGERLGKIGGNLDRLRLQSDVVRVVRGDASKAAWWDGKLFDKILLDAPCSASGIVARHPDIPFLRREADIKALQLRQRAILEQAWKILKIGGTLLYVTCSVFPEEGEEQATWFTAEHTDALRLSAPGQILPAELNDGFYYALFKKNGP; from the coding sequence TTGACCGATCAAAAAACACCTCGCAGTCTTCCACTATCGGAGGCAATCACCATTTCTGCGCAAGCAATTGGTGAGGTGATGGTTGGTCGATCGCTCACCGAAGTGTTAGATCAACTAGACGCCCATGAGCGACCTATTGTTCAAAGCTTCACTTTTGATGCCTTGCGTAAGTGGGTGAGATCACATCAATTCATTCAACAATTTATTCCAAAGACGCCCCCTCCAGAGGTAGAGTACTTGTTAAGTGTTGCGATTGCTTTATTTTTGCAGGGCGGATCTGCTGGCAAGGGTTATGCAGCGCATACAATCGTTGACCAAGCTGTAAAAGCTTGCAGTGAATATGAGCCCACGATGTATGCCAAGGGCCTGGTAAATGCAGTGCTTCGTAAGGTGAGCCTTGCGGTGCAGGCTGAGAACGAAAAGCCTTATCCGCCAGATCCCATTCCCATGTTTTTCCCGCCCTGGTGGCGAGCTAGCCTGAAGCGAAACTATTCAAAGGCTTGGCAAGCCATGCTGATTCAGCAGGCTCAACGAGCGCCCTTGATTTTGCGGGTGAATGTTCAACAACATACGCGCAAAGAATATCAAGAACTATTGCATCAAGCTGGTATCGCAGCTGAACCAATTGAAAGTGTTGCCGGAGTCACATTGGATTCTGCTTTGTTATTACATGAGGCGGTGCCAGTTTCAGACTTACCAGACTTTTATAGTGGCGCAGTTTCTGTTCAAGATGCGGGGGCACAAATTGCGGCTGTATTGCTGGATCCAAAACCGGGTGAGCGCATATTGGATGCCTGTGCTGCGCCTGGCGGAAAAACTGCTCACTTACTAGAGTTGGCGCAGTGCGAGATGACTGCCTTGGAGCTGGATGGTGAGCGCCTTGGAAAAATTGGTGGTAATTTAGACCGTTTACGCCTGCAGTCTGATGTCGTTCGCGTGGTGCGCGGTGATGCCTCAAAGGCAGCATGGTGGGATGGCAAGTTATTTGACAAAATTCTTTTGGATGCGCCTTGCTCAGCATCGGGCATCGTTGCAAGGCATCCTGACATTCCGTTTTTGCGGCGTGAGGCTGATATTAAGGCCTTGCAACTTAGGCAGCGTGCTATTTTGGAGCAAGCCTGGAAGATCCTGAAGATCGGCGGCACACTTTTGTATGTGACTTGCTCCGTGTTCCCAGAGGAGGGCGAAGAGCAGGCGACATGGTTTACTGCAGAACATACTGATGCATTACGATTGAGCGCACCTGGGCAAATTTTGCCTGCTGAGTTAAATGATGGTTTTTACTATGCTTTGTTTAAGAAAAATGGGCCATGA
- a CDS encoding ATP-binding protein, whose protein sequence is MKISLDFIGSNAFEKDAWKRRALPTAMMLIGAFALLLLALLSTATSNTEFFDNYFIWLYAANVVIGISLTLVILTLVIVIAVRWRKGRFGTRLVAKLAMIFALVGVVPGLILYGVSLQFVSRSIETWFDVQVESALDAGLELGRVTLRVAQEEILAEGNFIAEQIVAVPSGTSSEQVAAIVLKARNQFGIQEVSLFNIGRSLILTSESRPNKYFPAPGPDVIADAFRKKGATFIDQIEVDGGQRGYRVRAIVPIVRKKQAPGKDVDDKYFLQLVRFIPGPLAKNIVAVESAYGDYQEKSLGRTGLRKMFVGTLTLTLFFALFVAVTLALILGRQLARPLLMLLKGTQAVAQGDLSPKPELDTGDELGMLTRQFNVMTRQLADTRTSLQESKSFLETVLGNLTAGVCIFDKNFNMVSSNAGADRIFGQDLTQMDGRPLSDSPSLIEFDQAIKEGFATMKLAVGVESGQTAKDKNTSAPVWQKQIQLHSTNEFENEPGVTLFIRGTELTADLRMVVFDDITDVVSAQRSIAWSEVARRLAHEIKNPLTPIQLSAERLQHKLAGKLSPEQEEMMNRSTETIIGQVQAMKQMVNDFRDFAKTPSPQLRPVSINTLTQEILGLYEGSPIKTQLDPCCPNIMGDPTQLRQIIHNLLQNAQDATLEGVHQSDPVEVKTELVPYGELNGVPQNAVRLTISDSGSGFPAKILARAFEPYVTTKSKGTGLGLAVVKKIVDDHGAKIEVRNRMQADQVIGAQVSILFMNLAKEAA, encoded by the coding sequence ATGAAGATATCTTTGGACTTCATTGGGTCAAATGCGTTTGAGAAAGACGCCTGGAAAAGGCGTGCGTTGCCCACCGCAATGATGTTGATTGGCGCCTTTGCGCTTTTATTGCTAGCACTCTTATCAACCGCAACATCCAATACTGAGTTTTTTGATAACTACTTTATTTGGCTTTATGCAGCCAATGTGGTGATTGGAATTTCTCTGACCTTAGTCATTTTGACCTTGGTGATTGTGATTGCGGTCCGTTGGCGTAAAGGGCGTTTTGGAACACGCCTAGTGGCAAAGTTGGCAATGATTTTTGCCTTAGTTGGTGTTGTTCCAGGATTAATTTTGTACGGAGTTTCTCTACAGTTCGTATCCCGCAGTATTGAAACCTGGTTCGATGTTCAAGTAGAGTCCGCACTGGATGCGGGCCTTGAATTAGGGCGCGTTACTTTGCGGGTTGCTCAAGAAGAAATTCTGGCCGAGGGAAATTTTATTGCTGAGCAAATAGTCGCAGTGCCCTCGGGTACCAGTTCAGAGCAGGTTGCCGCCATAGTGCTGAAAGCCCGCAACCAATTTGGCATTCAAGAGGTTAGCCTATTTAATATTGGGCGTAGCCTGATATTGACGAGCGAGTCACGACCTAACAAATATTTTCCTGCACCTGGCCCTGACGTAATTGCAGACGCTTTTAGAAAGAAGGGCGCCACCTTTATAGATCAAATTGAAGTGGATGGTGGTCAACGCGGTTATCGAGTAAGGGCGATTGTGCCGATTGTTCGTAAAAAGCAGGCGCCCGGTAAAGATGTAGACGATAAATACTTTTTACAGTTAGTGCGATTCATTCCTGGACCATTAGCCAAGAATATTGTTGCGGTTGAGTCTGCCTATGGTGACTATCAAGAGAAGTCATTGGGCCGGACTGGTTTACGAAAAATGTTTGTGGGTACGCTGACCTTAACCTTGTTCTTTGCCTTATTTGTTGCTGTTACTTTGGCTTTAATTCTGGGTCGTCAGCTGGCCCGGCCCCTACTGATGCTTTTAAAGGGAACGCAGGCTGTTGCCCAAGGCGATTTATCACCTAAGCCCGAGTTAGATACGGGTGACGAGTTAGGAATGTTGACGCGTCAATTTAATGTGATGACCCGTCAGCTTGCTGACACTAGAACCTCCCTACAAGAATCTAAATCATTTTTGGAAACAGTATTGGGCAATTTAACTGCCGGAGTTTGTATCTTCGATAAAAACTTCAATATGGTTTCTAGTAATGCCGGCGCTGATCGCATCTTTGGGCAAGATTTAACGCAAATGGATGGGCGCCCTTTGAGTGATAGCCCTAGTCTTATCGAGTTTGATCAAGCCATTAAAGAGGGTTTTGCCACTATGAAGCTGGCTGTTGGCGTAGAGAGCGGTCAAACAGCAAAAGATAAAAATACGTCAGCGCCAGTATGGCAAAAACAGATTCAGCTGCATAGTACAAACGAGTTTGAAAATGAGCCTGGCGTTACTTTGTTTATTCGTGGAACTGAATTGACGGCAGATTTGCGCATGGTGGTGTTTGATGACATCACTGACGTAGTGAGTGCGCAGCGCTCCATTGCTTGGAGTGAGGTGGCTAGACGTCTAGCCCATGAGATTAAGAACCCACTCACCCCTATACAGCTCTCAGCAGAGAGGCTACAGCATAAGTTGGCTGGCAAGTTGAGTCCTGAGCAAGAAGAGATGATGAATCGCAGTACGGAAACCATCATTGGTCAGGTACAGGCCATGAAGCAAATGGTGAATGACTTCAGAGACTTTGCTAAGACGCCAAGTCCGCAACTGAGGCCTGTTTCGATCAATACTTTGACTCAAGAGATCCTGGGTTTGTATGAGGGCAGCCCCATAAAGACCCAGCTTGATCCATGCTGTCCAAATATTATGGGCGACCCTACGCAACTCAGGCAGATTATTCATAATCTTTTGCAAAATGCGCAAGATGCTACTCTTGAGGGTGTTCATCAATCTGATCCGGTTGAAGTAAAAACAGAGTTAGTACCTTACGGCGAACTGAATGGTGTGCCACAAAATGCGGTGCGTTTAACAATAAGTGATAGTGGTTCAGGTTTTCCAGCTAAGATATTGGCAAGAGCCTTTGAGCCCTATGTAACAACGAAGAGTAAGGGCACCGGATTGGGATTGGCAGTGGTGAAGAAAATCGTAGATGATCACGGCGCCAAAATCGAAGTCCGGAACCGCATGCAGGCGGATCAGGTGATCGGTGCGCAAGTATCAATTTTGTTTATGAATCTGGCAAAAGAGGCAGCATAA
- a CDS encoding DUF4390 domain-containing protein: protein MSQGIKKFTLGVFIALSLFSGAASAEGIKLKTADLEQVDNDWLLNATFKIELTPSLEDAVQKGIVLYFQAEFDLTRSRWYWFDEKPALAQRSTRLSYQPMTQQYRIASEGFTFSANTMFEALQAVGSIGGWRVIDRGQIDSSKSYTAALRMSLDLGKLPKPFQVNALNNRDWNVTSDWVRFPFSPNGPNFIKR, encoded by the coding sequence ATGAGCCAAGGCATTAAAAAATTCACCCTTGGTGTTTTCATAGCCCTGAGTCTATTTTCAGGCGCTGCAAGTGCTGAGGGAATCAAGCTCAAAACTGCTGATTTGGAGCAGGTGGATAACGATTGGCTTCTGAATGCCACATTTAAGATTGAGTTAACGCCAAGCTTAGAAGATGCTGTTCAAAAAGGTATTGTTTTATATTTTCAAGCTGAGTTTGATTTAACGCGTTCGCGTTGGTACTGGTTTGATGAAAAGCCTGCGCTTGCTCAACGATCAACCCGGCTTTCTTATCAGCCAATGACTCAGCAATACCGCATTGCTTCTGAAGGCTTTACCTTTTCTGCAAACACGATGTTTGAGGCTTTGCAGGCCGTGGGAAGCATTGGGGGCTGGAGGGTAATTGATCGCGGCCAGATTGATTCAAGCAAGTCTTACACTGCAGCGTTAAGAATGAGCTTAGATTTAGGTAAGTTACCTAAGCCATTCCAGGTAAATGCACTCAACAATCGCGATTGGAATGTCACAAGTGATTGGGTGCGCTTTCCGTTTTCACCAAATGGCCCTAACTTTATTAAGCGATGA